The Oscillatoria sp. FACHB-1406 genomic sequence CAACTCGAATCGGGGTTGCGTTGGTACAACCAACGATTGTGAGGGTTTCCGGATAGCTGGAGGTAGTCGGCGCGATCGCAATCGAGTAGAAGCAAGCAAAAGTTATCTAAGGGTTGCTCTGCGTTTGGGGCAGACGAGTCAAAGGCGAGCGGATTTTTATTTCTAGGTTCGGCAGGTGAGGGCCAAGTAAATTGTACTCGCGCTGCATCGGAAAGCGATCGCCAAATATTCTGCCGTTCTTGTTGAAACCGAGCATCCGCGCCGTCAGAATCGATAAGCGTTAATACCCCGGAAAGCCGAAATTGTTCGCGGGTTTGAGGGAAATACCAGCAAATTTCGCCTCGGGAGCGAGTTTGAATTTGAGCGATCTTCTCGCTGCGAAGATCGGTTGCGATCGCGATCGCGTTACTGTTTTCTAAGAAACCTCGAAAAACGACGGTACGATTCTTGGGTTCTCCCGAGGGGGAAACGGTTGCGAGTTGGAAGTAACGAGAATTAGGGAGACTGCGGTTGAGATGAAGGGTTTCAGTCAACCGCGATCGCCACGGCGCTAACGGTTGCATTGTACCTTACCGCGAGTAAGTGCGCTGACTCCA encodes the following:
- a CDS encoding Npun_F5749 family FMN-dependent PPOX-type flavoprotein — translated: MQPLAPWRSRLTETLHLNRSLPNSRYFQLATVSPSGEPKNRTVVFRGFLENSNAIAIATDLRSEKIAQIQTRSRGEICWYFPQTREQFRLSGVLTLIDSDGADARFQQERQNIWRSLSDAARVQFTWPSPAEPRNKNPLAFDSSAPNAEQPLDNFCLLLLDCDRADYLQLSGNPHNRWLYQRNPDSSWTTLEVNP